The Novipirellula caenicola genome window below encodes:
- a CDS encoding alpha/beta hydrolase: MTEPTVQRRALNAERLGQLLKRFPQADTNNDGVLSEQEARDYRAKATERNAKRNQGDRAVPTHPDVAYGDHSRNVLDFYQAKTDQPTPLIVYIHGGGFVGGDKRSINPKMVREANEAGISVAALNYRFVDGKDILFPTPQHDCARALQFLRSQSEEWNIDPKRGACYGGSAGAGISMWLGFHDDLADPDSNDPIARQSTRVVAIGTMGGQGTYDPVKIKKLVGGRAWEHPSIFLVYGNHTAEEALNPTPEMQELYDEASAITHLTKDDPPLYMIYSEPDIVPPKDSRPGQFIHHPNFGKQLKQAMDQLEIRNVYVHTSTSETRNQQAEMLKFFREAFANVKD; encoded by the coding sequence GTGACGGAACCTACTGTGCAACGTCGTGCGCTAAATGCCGAACGGCTCGGCCAACTGTTAAAACGATTTCCACAGGCCGACACGAACAACGATGGTGTATTGAGCGAACAGGAGGCGCGCGATTACCGGGCCAAAGCGACGGAGCGAAATGCGAAGCGAAATCAAGGCGACCGCGCCGTGCCGACGCATCCGGATGTAGCCTACGGTGATCATTCGCGAAATGTCCTCGACTTCTATCAAGCGAAAACCGATCAACCCACTCCGCTGATTGTCTACATTCACGGAGGCGGGTTTGTGGGAGGTGATAAGCGTTCGATCAATCCCAAAATGGTTCGCGAGGCCAATGAGGCAGGGATCAGTGTCGCTGCGCTGAACTATCGGTTCGTCGATGGCAAAGACATCCTGTTTCCGACGCCGCAACACGATTGTGCACGAGCGTTGCAGTTTTTACGAAGCCAGTCAGAAGAGTGGAACATCGATCCAAAACGGGGCGCCTGCTATGGTGGATCCGCTGGTGCCGGGATCAGCATGTGGCTTGGTTTTCACGACGACCTAGCGGACCCCGACAGCAATGACCCGATTGCCAGACAATCGACTCGCGTGGTGGCGATTGGAACGATGGGCGGGCAGGGGACCTATGATCCAGTCAAAATCAAAAAATTGGTCGGTGGGCGGGCGTGGGAGCATCCTTCGATTTTTTTGGTGTACGGTAATCACACCGCCGAAGAAGCCCTGAACCCGACGCCGGAGATGCAAGAATTATACGACGAGGCTTCCGCGATTACCCATTTGACCAAGGATGATCCGCCGCTGTACATGATCTATAGCGAACCTGATATCGTGCCGCCCAAAGACTCACGCCCTGGACAATTCATTCACCACCCAAATTTTGGCAAACAATTGAAACAGGCCATGGATCAATTGGAAATCAGGAATGTGTACGTGCACACATCGACGAGCGAAACGAGGAATCAGCAAGCCGAGATGCTGAAATTTTTCCGCGAAGCATTTGCAAACGTCAAAGATTAG
- a CDS encoding right-handed parallel beta-helix repeat-containing protein, protein MLKQLYTCSTIAILLLLPSSVVMAAESGINLYVSVDGADTYPGTQSQPFASIQRAQQAVRDARQREPDQAVTVHLAAGHYTLDQTVLFTAADSGHSARRPVRYHGHGEVVISGGRPISGWQSDPQHPELWKTRIAAPKADGDQDWRFEQLWVNGRRAVRARTPNEGDFHTLLGVSEVPIPGSKRMLKHTFAAQPSDLASLKDVDEVSRRDVQVVVYHKWDTTREWLQTSDPQRGLFTTQGEIMKPHNPMKRDCLYFIENYRAALDAAGEWFLDRDGWLYYHPRENETMAETQVVAAGVPRLFDFQGDVQDPQQRVKHIHFEGIKLQHAEFRIPQIGIRSNQAAMNVDATAIQLDGAEGIRFANCAVEHIGGTGFWFRKACRDCSVTRTRVADVGVSAVRIGEMSLVPEAVRTGGITIDNCILHSGGRILPHAVGVWIGHSSDNAITHCDVADFYYTAVSVGWRWGYAESGAKRNRIEYNHLHHIGYRILSDMGGVYTLGPSEGTSVSHNVIHDVYATRYGGWGLYPDEGSSHIVFENNLVYDVRDGGFHQHYGRENIVRNNILAFSEEGQVAVTRAESHLSFTFEHNLVYFDTGRLLGYSGWKNGSKVAMNHNLYWRAEGQPLDFDGKTWTQWRAAGHDQDSIVADPLFVDAKNRDFTLRPESPATEIGFVPFDTTAAGVQGDQAWKDLAAATKFREPYVVPPPAPVHVDDDFESDTPVSLLGIATLQQEGRHSLIGVVPTPEGNGRCLKVQDAVDMKAVYNPHFYWQPSYTDGNTRLSFRIRLQPTVAVSCEWRSNTRPYRTGPVLQFTDSAVTSRGRRLLDIDADTWIDVTMEAPQGKTNSRWKATFVLPNGQRHEVADLNCDPDWTETRWVGFIATTRSDAAFFLDDVKMHND, encoded by the coding sequence ATGTTAAAACAACTTTACACTTGCTCTACGATCGCGATCCTGTTGCTTTTGCCTTCCTCGGTCGTCATGGCGGCGGAATCTGGCATTAATCTGTACGTCTCGGTTGACGGCGCTGATACATACCCCGGGACGCAGTCGCAACCTTTTGCCTCCATCCAGCGTGCTCAACAGGCCGTTCGCGACGCTCGACAACGCGAACCCGATCAAGCGGTCACCGTCCATCTAGCGGCCGGCCACTACACGCTCGATCAAACCGTGCTGTTTACCGCGGCGGATTCGGGACATTCTGCCCGGCGTCCGGTGCGATATCACGGGCATGGTGAGGTCGTCATTTCCGGTGGCCGTCCCATTTCCGGTTGGCAATCCGATCCACAACACCCCGAGCTTTGGAAAACTCGCATCGCCGCCCCCAAAGCGGACGGCGATCAAGATTGGCGATTCGAGCAGTTGTGGGTCAACGGGCGTCGTGCCGTGCGTGCGAGAACGCCCAACGAAGGCGATTTCCACACCTTGCTGGGAGTGAGCGAGGTTCCAATTCCAGGATCCAAGCGGATGCTGAAACACACGTTTGCCGCTCAACCGAGTGATTTGGCCTCTCTAAAGGACGTCGACGAGGTATCACGCCGCGACGTCCAAGTTGTTGTCTACCACAAATGGGACACCACGCGTGAATGGCTGCAAACGAGTGACCCACAACGCGGTTTGTTCACCACTCAGGGTGAGATCATGAAGCCGCACAACCCGATGAAACGCGATTGTTTGTACTTCATCGAAAACTATCGGGCCGCGTTGGACGCTGCAGGGGAATGGTTCTTGGATCGTGATGGATGGCTGTACTATCATCCACGTGAAAATGAAACGATGGCGGAAACGCAAGTGGTTGCGGCAGGCGTGCCACGGTTGTTTGATTTCCAAGGTGACGTTCAAGATCCCCAGCAACGCGTCAAACATATCCATTTTGAAGGGATCAAGCTGCAACACGCGGAATTCCGCATTCCGCAGATTGGCATCCGCTCGAACCAGGCTGCCATGAACGTGGACGCCACCGCGATCCAGCTCGATGGCGCCGAGGGCATTCGGTTCGCCAATTGCGCAGTGGAGCACATCGGTGGCACCGGGTTTTGGTTTCGCAAAGCTTGCCGCGATTGCAGCGTCACGCGCACACGCGTCGCCGATGTCGGCGTCAGTGCGGTGCGAATCGGCGAGATGAGTCTTGTACCTGAAGCGGTGCGTACTGGCGGGATCACGATCGACAATTGCATCTTACACAGCGGTGGCCGGATCTTGCCACATGCGGTGGGGGTGTGGATTGGACATAGTAGCGACAACGCGATCACCCACTGTGACGTGGCCGATTTCTATTACACCGCCGTTTCTGTTGGCTGGCGATGGGGCTATGCCGAGAGCGGGGCGAAACGCAACCGCATCGAGTACAACCATTTGCACCACATCGGCTACCGCATCCTCAGCGACATGGGCGGCGTTTATACGTTGGGGCCGAGCGAAGGCACCTCGGTCAGCCACAATGTGATCCACGACGTCTATGCAACTCGTTACGGTGGATGGGGACTTTACCCCGACGAGGGCAGCTCGCACATCGTGTTTGAAAACAACTTAGTGTACGACGTTCGCGATGGCGGATTTCATCAACACTACGGGCGTGAGAATATCGTTCGCAACAACATCTTGGCGTTCTCTGAAGAAGGTCAAGTGGCGGTGACGCGTGCGGAATCGCATTTGTCATTCACCTTTGAACACAACCTTGTCTACTTTGACACCGGACGACTGCTCGGATACTCGGGCTGGAAAAATGGATCCAAAGTGGCCATGAACCACAATTTGTACTGGCGTGCCGAGGGCCAACCACTGGATTTTGACGGTAAAACGTGGACGCAATGGAGGGCGGCGGGACACGATCAAGATTCGATCGTTGCCGATCCGCTGTTCGTCGATGCTAAGAATCGCGATTTCACGCTGCGCCCCGAGTCGCCAGCCACCGAGATCGGTTTTGTTCCGTTCGATACCACTGCGGCCGGAGTCCAGGGCGACCAAGCGTGGAAAGACCTTGCCGCGGCGACCAAGTTTCGCGAACCCTATGTCGTGCCGCCACCGGCCCCGGTTCATGTCGACGATGACTTTGAATCGGACACCCCGGTTTCACTGCTGGGAATTGCGACGCTTCAACAAGAAGGACGCCATTCGTTGATCGGAGTCGTTCCCACGCCGGAGGGAAATGGGCGCTGTTTGAAGGTTCAAGACGCGGTCGATATGAAAGCCGTCTACAATCCTCATTTCTATTGGCAACCCAGCTACACCGACGGCAACACACGTTTAAGTTTCCGCATTCGTCTGCAGCCAACGGTGGCAGTTTCCTGTGAATGGCGAAGCAACACCCGGCCGTACCGAACCGGCCCTGTGTTGCAGTTCACCGACTCGGCGGTGACAAGCCGCGGCCGCAGATTGCTCGACATCGATGCCGACACGTGGATCGACGTCACCATGGAAGCTCCGCAAGGCAAAACCAATAGCCGCTGGAAAGCGACGTTTGTATTGCCCAATGGCCAACGTCATGAGGTCGCCGATCTGAATTGCGATCCCGACTGGACCGAAACTCGCTGGGTTGGATTCATTGCAACGACTCGCAGCGACGCCGCATTCTTCTTAGATGACGTCAAAATGCACAACGATTGA
- a CDS encoding DUF1501 domain-containing protein has translation MNLTQPHSDLLDRRRLLQRLGSGVGMLGATTAVASPLSATSAESTHLAGPHFPAKAKRVIHLFMNGGPYQGDLFDPKPALERYAGTKPAGADLLTERPTGGLLPSPFKFRQHGESGLPVSELLPHLSQHVDDICVINSLHADNPNHGPALLQMNNGTITPTRPSMGAWFLYGLGTENPNLPGYLVLCPGRPVRFSILWNSAFLPSKYQGTYINHSTIDPEKMLPHLRNTRWDHATQREQLDLLEQLNNVHVTARKDDSVLRARSEAIETAYRMQFEASDAFDLNRESKHTREAYGAGEFANGCLLARRMVERGVRFVQVYYGNGQPWDTHSGHNNTVPKLCKNIDQPIAALIADLKQRGMLEDTLIVWGGEFGRTPVSENGNGRDHNHHGFTMWMAGGGVKGGMSYGETDDFGFKAVIDKVHIHDLHATMLHLLGLDHKRLTYRHAGRDFRLTDVHGRVVHEIIS, from the coding sequence ATGAACCTAACGCAACCCCATTCGGATCTGCTCGACCGCCGCCGTTTGCTTCAGCGACTCGGCAGCGGCGTCGGCATGCTCGGTGCGACCACCGCGGTGGCATCCCCATTGTCTGCGACGTCCGCTGAGTCGACTCACTTGGCGGGGCCTCATTTCCCCGCCAAGGCGAAACGCGTTATCCACTTGTTTATGAATGGCGGTCCCTATCAAGGCGATCTCTTTGACCCCAAACCAGCACTCGAGAGATACGCAGGCACGAAGCCTGCAGGTGCAGACCTGTTGACCGAGCGTCCGACCGGAGGCTTGTTGCCGTCACCGTTCAAATTTCGCCAGCACGGTGAATCCGGGCTTCCGGTTAGCGAGCTTTTGCCTCATCTGAGCCAACACGTTGACGACATTTGTGTGATCAATTCGCTGCATGCCGACAATCCCAATCACGGGCCTGCATTGCTGCAGATGAACAATGGCACAATCACACCGACTCGGCCCAGTATGGGAGCATGGTTCTTATATGGACTCGGCACCGAGAACCCGAATCTGCCGGGCTATCTCGTGCTGTGCCCGGGACGTCCTGTGCGATTTTCGATTCTATGGAACAGTGCCTTCCTGCCATCGAAGTACCAAGGGACCTACATCAACCATTCGACAATCGATCCCGAAAAGATGTTGCCGCACTTGCGAAATACGCGGTGGGACCATGCTACCCAGCGTGAGCAACTCGACTTGCTGGAACAATTGAACAACGTACACGTGACCGCAAGGAAGGACGATTCCGTTTTGCGTGCCCGCAGCGAAGCGATCGAAACCGCATATCGGATGCAATTCGAAGCGAGCGATGCATTTGATCTAAATCGTGAATCCAAACACACTCGCGAAGCGTACGGAGCCGGAGAATTTGCGAACGGATGTTTGTTGGCCCGCCGCATGGTCGAACGAGGAGTTCGTTTCGTGCAGGTGTATTACGGCAACGGACAACCCTGGGACACTCACAGCGGTCATAACAATACCGTGCCCAAGCTCTGCAAAAATATCGACCAGCCCATCGCCGCACTCATCGCTGATTTGAAACAGCGAGGCATGCTCGAGGACACTTTAATTGTTTGGGGTGGCGAGTTTGGACGCACTCCGGTGTCCGAAAATGGCAACGGCCGTGATCACAATCATCATGGCTTTACGATGTGGATGGCTGGCGGCGGCGTCAAAGGCGGGATGAGCTATGGCGAAACCGATGACTTTGGTTTCAAAGCGGTTATCGACAAGGTTCACATTCACGATTTGCACGCTACGATGTTGCACCTGTTAGGGCTGGACCACAAACGTCTGACGTACCGTCACGCCGGTCGCGATTTTCGGCTGACCGATGTCCATGGCCGCGTGGTACACGAGATCATCAGTTGA
- a CDS encoding right-handed parallel beta-helix repeat-containing protein produces the protein MYLKFELYILLVALAVGPATLFANEAPDQDLNRRRTDAGARFYVAADAAAHGNGTESEPFQNLTQARDGIRAARKSGSLKPDQTVTVQIGPGVYRLSSTFQLTAEDGGTTEAPVIYQAIEPGSVRIRGSEALPPATFVPVSDEAIRSRLDDSVRDKILVCDISSVVPAAFPSWKVSFRGVPSAPWLYVNHHPKPIARWPNLDTPEQGWAGFSKAIDTGLADPKSPDPTRRKARGGSFEFNDPRPARWNLDEGVWLEGYWTHDWYDEVIRVESYDAANKVIKLAAAHNYGIMAGTWGSAERRFFAFNTLDELDAPGEWYLDRTAEKLYYYPEADFADASIELATLNQPLIKIDDAKHLKFRGLAFEYGHGDGILMKRTEAIEVAGCVIANIARGGISIDGTENIVRSCDLYNLGTGGISLRGGDRLSLEPAANQAINNHIHHYGLFQRSYAPGIGAHGCGQVVVNNCIHDAPHNAIQYSGNEHRFLRNEIYRVVMETGDSGAFYTGRDWTSQGNLLRHNYIHDLGSGDSTHVNTMGVYLDDCDSGDTIEGNLFFRAGRAIMIGGGRDNRVLNNLVIDCPIGMHLDSRGMTWKQWNSPTDTSWQLERKANEMNYQEPPWSDRYPNLAVIMDDSPKEPLHNEFQRNVFVDCAKQVWNLDTNAKKVLDKLLVRDNAAVNTRGSDGIAMTGEIEGFTNVTGTNEEPIEIGFQSDAPTTLTPIIDARVRDAVPSFEPIPFETIGLTRDSYRHSIK, from the coding sequence ATGTACCTAAAATTTGAACTCTACATACTGCTCGTGGCACTCGCGGTCGGTCCGGCGACTTTGTTTGCCAACGAAGCACCGGATCAGGATCTCAACCGCAGGCGAACTGATGCGGGTGCCCGTTTTTATGTCGCCGCCGATGCCGCCGCGCACGGTAATGGTACCGAATCGGAGCCCTTCCAAAATTTGACTCAGGCGCGAGACGGAATTCGTGCGGCCCGAAAATCAGGAAGCTTGAAACCCGATCAAACGGTGACGGTGCAAATTGGTCCGGGCGTGTACCGATTGAGTTCGACGTTTCAATTGACGGCCGAAGACGGCGGAACGACGGAGGCTCCGGTCATTTATCAGGCCATCGAACCTGGCAGCGTGCGGATTCGCGGCAGCGAGGCACTACCCCCGGCGACATTCGTGCCGGTGTCCGATGAAGCGATTCGATCGAGGCTCGACGATTCGGTCCGCGACAAAATCCTAGTTTGCGATATTTCGAGCGTCGTCCCCGCAGCGTTCCCAAGTTGGAAAGTTTCCTTTCGCGGCGTTCCGTCCGCGCCGTGGTTGTATGTCAATCATCATCCGAAACCGATCGCCCGTTGGCCGAATCTCGATACGCCCGAACAAGGTTGGGCCGGGTTCAGCAAAGCGATCGATACAGGATTGGCCGATCCCAAGTCTCCCGACCCGACACGCCGAAAGGCACGCGGTGGATCATTTGAATTTAACGATCCCCGTCCCGCCCGCTGGAACCTAGACGAGGGAGTCTGGCTGGAAGGGTATTGGACGCACGATTGGTACGACGAAGTCATTCGTGTGGAATCGTACGACGCGGCGAACAAGGTCATCAAGCTGGCCGCAGCTCACAATTACGGCATCATGGCAGGCACGTGGGGATCCGCCGAACGTCGTTTTTTTGCCTTCAATACGCTCGATGAACTTGATGCCCCCGGCGAATGGTATCTCGATCGCACTGCCGAAAAACTGTACTACTATCCCGAGGCGGACTTTGCAGATGCATCGATTGAATTGGCCACGCTGAACCAACCGCTGATCAAAATTGACGACGCCAAACACCTGAAATTTCGAGGCTTGGCTTTTGAGTATGGTCACGGCGACGGGATTTTGATGAAGCGGACCGAAGCGATCGAGGTCGCCGGTTGTGTGATCGCCAATATCGCCCGCGGAGGGATCTCAATCGACGGGACCGAAAATATCGTTCGTTCCTGTGACTTGTACAACTTGGGTACCGGCGGCATTTCGCTTCGCGGCGGTGACCGGCTATCGCTCGAACCGGCAGCCAATCAAGCCATCAACAACCACATCCACCACTACGGTTTGTTCCAGCGGTCCTATGCACCGGGGATTGGCGCTCATGGATGTGGGCAAGTCGTCGTCAACAACTGTATCCATGACGCCCCCCACAACGCGATCCAGTACAGCGGAAACGAACATCGTTTTCTAAGGAATGAAATCTATCGTGTCGTCATGGAAACCGGCGATTCGGGTGCGTTCTATACCGGACGCGATTGGACAAGCCAAGGCAATCTATTGCGACACAATTACATCCACGACCTTGGCAGCGGCGATTCAACTCATGTCAATACAATGGGCGTCTATCTAGACGATTGTGATAGTGGTGACACAATCGAAGGAAATTTATTTTTCCGCGCTGGCCGCGCGATCATGATCGGCGGTGGTCGTGACAATCGCGTTCTCAACAACTTGGTCATCGATTGTCCAATCGGAATGCATCTCGATTCACGCGGGATGACTTGGAAACAATGGAACAGTCCCACCGACACGAGTTGGCAACTCGAACGCAAAGCCAACGAGATGAACTATCAAGAACCGCCATGGAGCGATCGTTATCCGAATCTCGCAGTGATCATGGACGACTCGCCCAAAGAACCGCTTCACAATGAATTCCAGCGGAATGTTTTCGTCGACTGCGCCAAACAAGTTTGGAATCTGGATACGAATGCCAAAAAGGTTTTGGACAAATTGCTGGTTCGCGACAATGCAGCCGTCAACACCCGCGGGAGTGATGGGATCGCGATGACTGGTGAAATCGAAGGTTTCACCAACGTCACCGGCACCAACGAAGAGCCCATCGAGATCGGGTTCCAAAGCGACGCCCCAACGACGTTGACTCCGATTATCGACGCACGTGTCCGCGATGCCGTTCCGTCGTTCGAGCCAATCCCATTCGAGACGATTGGATTGACCCGAGATTCCTACCGCCACAGCATTAAATGA
- a CDS encoding FkbM family methyltransferase → MQRMKFRGYKLLFNHRAAAESMVRQIDDFPSFFTPKNERPLIIDCGANIGVSVLEWKTRWPGAEIICFEPDPFAFKVLHANIEVNDIPGVRCINAAVSDCEDAVPFYGDVSVAGDARGNSIDPAWGQRDGTAKTNVQCKRLSRYLADREVAFLKLDIEGAEQRVLTEIEGYLDRVGAIYVEVHETDDSTPYNSAAEIERMLHESGFTVEAESRFDEHALPMHLDAWKNRVGARQVQLLGWR, encoded by the coding sequence ATGCAACGAATGAAATTCCGCGGCTACAAGTTGCTGTTCAATCACCGCGCGGCAGCCGAATCGATGGTTCGGCAGATTGACGATTTCCCATCGTTCTTCACTCCGAAAAACGAAAGACCGTTGATCATCGATTGCGGTGCCAATATCGGCGTCTCGGTGTTGGAATGGAAAACACGTTGGCCGGGAGCCGAGATTATCTGTTTTGAACCCGATCCATTCGCGTTTAAGGTGCTGCACGCGAATATCGAGGTCAACGATATCCCCGGGGTACGCTGCATCAATGCCGCCGTGTCCGATTGCGAGGATGCTGTGCCCTTTTATGGAGACGTCTCGGTCGCAGGTGATGCGCGTGGCAACTCGATCGACCCCGCATGGGGCCAGCGAGATGGAACCGCGAAAACAAATGTGCAATGCAAACGCCTGTCTCGCTATCTCGCCGATCGGGAGGTTGCCTTTCTAAAGCTTGACATCGAAGGTGCCGAGCAACGTGTGTTGACCGAGATCGAAGGATACCTGGATCGCGTCGGTGCTATCTATGTCGAGGTTCACGAGACCGACGACAGCACTCCCTACAACTCGGCTGCCGAGATCGAGCGAATGCTTCACGAATCCGGTTTTACGGTGGAAGCCGAATCTCGTTTTGACGAACACGCGTTGCCAATGCACTTGGATGCATGGAAGAACCGTGTCGGAGCTAGACAAGTGCAATTGCTCGGCTGGCGGTGA
- a CDS encoding GDSL-type esterase/lipase family protein, protein MRTTATHIQRLPRQLPKLVLTLLVVAIGIGITSEANADTPSYAAVQAELVRPRDGLGNVLAKLRDGEPVRIGYLGGSITAANGWRVKTREWFAKEFPKSDVSEIHAAIGGTGSDLGVFRVERDALRHKPDLLFVEFAVNDGGAAPEQIWKAMEGIVRQTWAANPSTDICFVYTYRTGYENDLRKGFCPRAASSMEMLADHYGIPSINFAKQIVELEAAGKLVFQSAEPTGDGVIQFSKDGVHPLDAGHEIYAEIVADAIKQISKTAEPIDHEPKLETAFVEDHLQAAKMVPIAEDMLSPEWKQLAGDDTLSKRFGNRMGTLWEATEPGSKLTFRFRGSSAKLYDLLGPDGGQVIITVDGKRKPKAVPRFDSYCTYHRIATMHVASGLDPNEVHTVTVEVDAEQPDRQSVAFRLKDPEVELKAPKYQGTNIRVGQILVLGDIVP, encoded by the coding sequence ATGCGAACAACAGCTACACACATCCAACGTCTGCCCCGACAACTTCCCAAGCTAGTTTTGACCTTATTGGTAGTCGCGATCGGTATCGGGATCACGTCTGAAGCGAACGCGGACACGCCGAGCTACGCAGCGGTGCAAGCAGAACTCGTCCGTCCTCGCGACGGACTTGGCAACGTGCTGGCGAAATTGCGTGATGGCGAACCGGTCCGGATCGGCTATTTAGGCGGTTCGATTACCGCCGCCAACGGATGGCGAGTCAAAACGCGAGAATGGTTCGCGAAAGAGTTCCCGAAATCCGACGTGTCCGAGATTCACGCAGCGATTGGCGGAACCGGCAGCGACCTCGGTGTGTTTCGCGTCGAGCGGGATGCACTGCGGCACAAACCGGATTTGTTGTTTGTCGAATTTGCAGTGAACGACGGTGGTGCGGCCCCGGAACAAATCTGGAAAGCAATGGAGGGGATCGTGCGACAAACGTGGGCTGCCAACCCCAGCACCGATATCTGTTTCGTCTATACCTACCGCACCGGATACGAAAACGATTTGAGAAAAGGATTCTGTCCGCGTGCCGCATCGTCGATGGAGATGCTGGCGGACCATTATGGAATTCCGTCAATCAATTTTGCCAAGCAGATTGTTGAACTCGAGGCCGCAGGGAAGCTTGTCTTTCAATCTGCCGAACCGACCGGCGACGGCGTGATCCAGTTCTCAAAGGACGGCGTTCATCCATTGGACGCGGGACACGAAATCTACGCCGAGATCGTTGCCGATGCGATCAAGCAGATCAGCAAAACAGCCGAGCCGATCGATCACGAACCCAAACTCGAAACGGCGTTTGTCGAAGATCACTTGCAGGCTGCGAAAATGGTTCCGATTGCCGAAGACATGCTCTCGCCGGAGTGGAAGCAACTCGCCGGAGACGACACACTGTCAAAACGGTTCGGCAACCGCATGGGGACGTTGTGGGAGGCCACGGAACCGGGCAGTAAATTGACGTTTCGGTTCCGCGGATCGTCCGCCAAACTGTACGATTTGCTGGGGCCTGACGGCGGCCAAGTGATCATCACGGTTGACGGCAAGCGGAAACCCAAAGCGGTACCTCGTTTCGATAGTTACTGTACCTATCACCGCATCGCAACGATGCATGTGGCAAGTGGATTAGATCCAAACGAAGTCCACACGGTGACGGTCGAAGTCGACGCGGAACAACCCGACCGTCAAAGCGTCGCCTTCCGATTGAAGGATCCCGAAGTCGAACTGAAAGCCCCGAAATACCAGGGCACCAACATACGAGTTGGCCAGATCCTCGTGCTCGGCGACATCGTCCCGTAG
- a CDS encoding PTS sugar transporter subunit IIA, producing the protein MMEDLDAARIAEYLHVTPDQVQKMADRGRIPARKVGGQWRFSKAEIHHWLEERIGASDPEELDQVQKVLDRVSPTAVDRPIHELCTVDTIEVPLNARTRGSVIRSMCGLAAKSGMMWDAPAMAEAVQTREQMHPTALDCGVALLHPRRPQTSILADSVIALGLCPSAIPFSDRGQLTDVFFLICSYDDRNHLRILAKLSRMIVDDSFLAELRSSTGPGDAWHAIKACEERLDEL; encoded by the coding sequence ATGATGGAAGATCTCGACGCCGCTCGCATCGCGGAATACCTTCACGTCACCCCGGACCAAGTCCAAAAAATGGCAGATCGCGGCCGGATCCCTGCACGCAAAGTGGGGGGGCAGTGGCGTTTTTCGAAAGCCGAAATTCACCATTGGCTCGAAGAGCGGATTGGGGCCAGCGACCCCGAAGAATTGGATCAAGTTCAAAAGGTTTTGGACCGTGTTTCGCCCACGGCAGTGGATCGGCCGATCCACGAACTCTGCACCGTCGACACGATCGAAGTACCGCTAAACGCGAGGACTCGAGGCAGCGTGATCCGGTCGATGTGCGGGCTGGCGGCGAAAAGCGGGATGATGTGGGACGCTCCGGCGATGGCCGAAGCGGTGCAGACGCGTGAGCAGATGCATCCGACCGCATTGGACTGTGGCGTGGCTCTGTTGCACCCGCGGCGTCCGCAAACCTCGATCCTCGCCGATTCCGTGATCGCCCTTGGTCTGTGTCCATCGGCAATCCCGTTTTCTGATCGAGGCCAATTGACGGATGTTTTCTTTCTAATTTGCTCTTACGACGATCGGAACCACCTTCGTATCCTAGCAAAGCTCAGTCGCATGATCGTCGACGATTCCTTTTTGGCTGAGTTACGTTCTAGCACAGGGCCCGGCGACGCGTGGCACGCAATCAAAGCGTGTGAGGAGCGTCTCGACGAGCTTTGA
- a CDS encoding alpha/beta hydrolase: MPIRLILFSGLAADHDVFAPQSLAFEQLIVPVWPEPEPGDTLDSYSKRLADDLRSTETTVIGGASFGGIVALHVAKYLDPLAVILIGSVRGPSELPRYARVARYLKPCVSRLPVGLLQKLTSPLDSRVIARRVPHLSGLARQFQHCSPAVFKWSLARILDWDSSPTLKCPVFQIHGDRDRVLPIQNVSPTQVVAGGGHVISLTHPAEVIAFIRFVEEEVSE; encoded by the coding sequence TTGCCAATTCGACTTATCCTTTTTTCCGGCCTTGCAGCGGATCACGACGTGTTTGCTCCGCAATCGTTAGCGTTTGAACAGTTGATCGTCCCGGTCTGGCCTGAGCCCGAACCCGGCGACACGCTCGACAGCTACAGCAAGCGGTTGGCAGACGATTTACGTTCGACGGAAACCACTGTGATCGGCGGAGCATCCTTTGGCGGGATTGTCGCCTTGCACGTCGCCAAGTATCTCGATCCTTTGGCCGTGATTTTGATCGGCAGTGTTCGTGGCCCGTCGGAGCTGCCGCGTTATGCACGAGTGGCTCGTTATTTGAAGCCTTGCGTATCGCGTCTGCCGGTTGGCTTGTTACAAAAACTTACCTCGCCCCTTGATTCGCGAGTCATCGCCAGACGAGTTCCCCACCTCAGCGGGCTGGCCCGACAGTTCCAGCATTGCAGTCCCGCGGTGTTCAAATGGTCGTTAGCGAGGATCTTGGATTGGGACTCGTCGCCCACGCTCAAGTGCCCTGTGTTCCAGATACACGGTGACCGAGACCGCGTACTACCAATCCAGAACGTTTCTCCAACACAAGTTGTTGCTGGCGGCGGACACGTCATCTCGTTGACGCACCCCGCCGAGGTCATCGCGTTCATTCGTTTTGTTGAAGAGGAAGTCAGCGAATAG